The Amyelois transitella isolate CPQ chromosome Z, ilAmyTran1.1, whole genome shotgun sequence genome contains a region encoding:
- the LOC106130576 gene encoding flotillin-1 isoform X1, with the protein MTWGFVTCGPNEALVVSGCCYSKPLLVPGGRAFVWPAIQNVQRISLNTMTLQVESPTVYTSQGVPISVTGIAQVKIQGQNAEMLLSACEQFLGKSEQEIQHIALVTLEGHQRAIMGSMTVEEIYKDRKIFSKKVFEVASSDLINMGITVVSYTLKDIRDEEGYLKALGMARTAEVKRDARIGEAEAHAEARIKEAMAEEQRMAARFLNDTEIAKAQRDFELKKAAYDVEVQTKKAEAEMAYELQAAKTKQRIKEEQMQIAVVERTQEIAVQKWEVQRREKELDSTVRRPAEAEKFKLEKLAEAHKLKTVLEAEAEAEAVKVRGEAEAYAIKAKAVADAEQMAKKAEAWKEYGSAAMVDMMLDTLPKVAAEVAAPLSQARKVTMVSCGGGEVGAAKLTGEVLSIVQNIPELVKGVTGVDISKTVMEPPPLPTPTARGDSARKPR; encoded by the exons ATGACTTGGGGCTTCGTTACCTGCGGTCCAAATGAAGCTCTCGTTGTATCAG GATGCTGCTACTCCAAGCCGTTGCTGGTGCCGGGCGGGCGCGCGTTCGTCTGGCCGGCCATCCAGAACGTGCAGAGGATATCCCTGAACACGATGACCTTGCAAGTGGAGTCACCCACCGTGTACACCAGCCAGGGAGTCCCTATATCCGTCACGGGCATCGCTCAG GTCAAAATCCAAGGTCAGAACGCGGAGATGCTGCTCTCAGCGTGCGAACAGTTCCTGGGGAAGTCTGAACAGGAGATACAGCACATAGCCCTGGTGACCTTGGAGGGGCACCAGCGGGCCATCATGGGCTCCATGACCGTGGAGGAAATATATAAGGACAGGAAGATATTCTCCAAAAAG GTGTTCGAGGTGGCCTCCAGCGATCTcatcaacatgggtatcaCAGTCGTCTCCTACACCCTCAAAGATATACGGGATGAAGAG GGCTATCTGAAAGCGCTCGGCATGGCTCGCACGGCGGAAGTGAAGCGCGACGCGCGCATCGGCGAAGCGGAAGCGCACGCGGAAGCGCGCATAAAGGAAGCAATGGCGGAGGAGCAGCGCATGGCGGCGCGCTTCCTCAACGACACCGAAATAGCTAAGGCGCAGAGGgatttcgaattgaaaaaggCGGCCTACGATGTTGAAGTTCAGACTAAGAAG GCCGAAGCGGAAATGGCGTACGAATTGCAAGCTGCCAAAACGAAGCAGCGCATCAAAGAGGAGCAGATGCAGATCGCTGTGGTGGAACGGACGCAGGAGATAGCTGTTCAGAAGTGGGAGGTGCAGCGGAGGGAGAAGGAGTTGGACTCCACTGTCAGGAG GCCGGCAGAAGCAGAGAAGTTCAAATTGGAGAAGCTGGCGGAAGCGCACAAACTGAAAACCGTTCTCGAGGCGGAAGCCGAGGCCGAGGCGGTCAAAGTTCGCGGAGAG GCCGAAGCGTACGCCATCAAAGCGAAGGCGGTGGCTGACGCCGAGCAAATGGCGAAGAAGGCGGAGGCGTGGAAGGAGTACGGGTCGGCGGCCATGGTCGACATGATGCTGGACACCCTGCCCAAG GTCGCGGCGGAAGTGGCGGCGCCACTGTCGCAAGCTCGCAAAGTCACCATGGTCTCCTGCGGCGGTGGAGAAGTGGGCGCCGCCAAACTAACCGGCGAAGTGCTCAGCATCGTCCAGAACATACCCGAGCTGGTCAAGGGGGTCACCGGAGTTGATATATCGAAG
- the LOC106130576 gene encoding flotillin-1 isoform X2 has product MTWGFVTCGPNEALVVSGCCYSKPLLVPGGRAFVWPAIQNVQRISLNTMTLQVESPTVYTSQGVPISVTGIAQVKIQGQNAEMLLSACEQFLGKSEQEIQHIALVTLEGHQRAIMGSMTVEEIYKDRKIFSKKVFEVASSDLINMGITVVSYTLKDIRDEEGYLKALGMARTAEVKRDARIGEAEAHAEARIKEAMAEEQRMAARFLNDTEIAKAQRDFELKKAAYDVEVQTKKAEAEMAYELQAAKTKQRIKEEQMQIAVVERTQEIAVQKWEVQRREKELDSTVRRPAEAEKFKLEKLAEAHKLKTVLEAEAEAEAVKVRGEAEAYAIKAKAVADAEQMAKKAEAWKEYGSAAMVDMMLDTLPKVAAEVAAPLSQARKVTMVSCGGGEVGAAKLTGEVLSIVQNIPELVKGVTGVDISKKIRAM; this is encoded by the exons ATGACTTGGGGCTTCGTTACCTGCGGTCCAAATGAAGCTCTCGTTGTATCAG GATGCTGCTACTCCAAGCCGTTGCTGGTGCCGGGCGGGCGCGCGTTCGTCTGGCCGGCCATCCAGAACGTGCAGAGGATATCCCTGAACACGATGACCTTGCAAGTGGAGTCACCCACCGTGTACACCAGCCAGGGAGTCCCTATATCCGTCACGGGCATCGCTCAG GTCAAAATCCAAGGTCAGAACGCGGAGATGCTGCTCTCAGCGTGCGAACAGTTCCTGGGGAAGTCTGAACAGGAGATACAGCACATAGCCCTGGTGACCTTGGAGGGGCACCAGCGGGCCATCATGGGCTCCATGACCGTGGAGGAAATATATAAGGACAGGAAGATATTCTCCAAAAAG GTGTTCGAGGTGGCCTCCAGCGATCTcatcaacatgggtatcaCAGTCGTCTCCTACACCCTCAAAGATATACGGGATGAAGAG GGCTATCTGAAAGCGCTCGGCATGGCTCGCACGGCGGAAGTGAAGCGCGACGCGCGCATCGGCGAAGCGGAAGCGCACGCGGAAGCGCGCATAAAGGAAGCAATGGCGGAGGAGCAGCGCATGGCGGCGCGCTTCCTCAACGACACCGAAATAGCTAAGGCGCAGAGGgatttcgaattgaaaaaggCGGCCTACGATGTTGAAGTTCAGACTAAGAAG GCCGAAGCGGAAATGGCGTACGAATTGCAAGCTGCCAAAACGAAGCAGCGCATCAAAGAGGAGCAGATGCAGATCGCTGTGGTGGAACGGACGCAGGAGATAGCTGTTCAGAAGTGGGAGGTGCAGCGGAGGGAGAAGGAGTTGGACTCCACTGTCAGGAG GCCGGCAGAAGCAGAGAAGTTCAAATTGGAGAAGCTGGCGGAAGCGCACAAACTGAAAACCGTTCTCGAGGCGGAAGCCGAGGCCGAGGCGGTCAAAGTTCGCGGAGAG GCCGAAGCGTACGCCATCAAAGCGAAGGCGGTGGCTGACGCCGAGCAAATGGCGAAGAAGGCGGAGGCGTGGAAGGAGTACGGGTCGGCGGCCATGGTCGACATGATGCTGGACACCCTGCCCAAG GTCGCGGCGGAAGTGGCGGCGCCACTGTCGCAAGCTCGCAAAGTCACCATGGTCTCCTGCGGCGGTGGAGAAGTGGGCGCCGCCAAACTAACCGGCGAAGTGCTCAGCATCGTCCAGAACATACCCGAGCTGGTCAAGGGGGTCACCGGAGTTGATATATCGAAG
- the LOC132903927 gene encoding uncharacterized protein LOC132903927 yields MPPINPRTRKFRGIIKDINSKIEESPEINETTSIRVAQDPSPSSSITGVQRKQYFRNRNSSSSSCSSRQSTRDFSPASDDDKEYKPSSLDNSSSQESDNETRTQNIKLPKKVCQQQNLVSGSQSQFSSYNSLTQKETLSSGTAPGSSSSSSSSRSSTSSTSSSSSNSSSDSEQNSVAPSKRKCVTMNQETDIEIIISKSTEYLSSLQQIALQYDSNSSSDINENVIKKCTTSERPITEVDNSNNYIHNLDSYYGETQILSFHDNQINATVNGNSEVAHDPANFIYVSSPLKQSNPTFYNPLSLKSIVLEQIKNIQTAAISDLTPDEVCQNDSNGQTRKRKRGSKKALAKTLRNMGLKYTSSSTKHKVITERKIGVPCNNNCRLKCSNNFSEEERKEIFCNYWRMGSLTQQRYFISKHMSEIKPKYQYKKISNNRKPKHSFYLTINNQKKKVCKIFFKRTLGINDRPIRTVIEKFNSTGIIEPELRGKHKNHGTKVSAELLATVKRHIDSIPRIESHYLRQQTSREYIEGGKTLTDLYRDYKKDCEKNGSDYVKINIYRKVFKEDFNISFFTPKKDRCEDCVAYENALQPDKEKLEEKYISHLKEKELSRAEKLRDKEFISENNIVACYDMQAMLQVPRGDVSSFYYKSRLNCMNFTICELKADNTDCFFWNEVEGQKGANEIGTCIFKFLEKKSASLSGKVDIIFYSDNAYGQNKNQFVFSTYIHAVKNLPNINSIIHKFLIKGHTQNEGDSVHSTIERQIKRMLRAGPIYVPDQYINAIREAKKKGNKYNVVEMSHKEFYDIKKIQEYKLTKNTEGAIVKVSDIKIIKIEKGDSNNNVRVYYKESYSEENYKEIKLIKIPRARPQLLPLYTSKLPLSDNKKKDLKDLIKKNAILPYYVSSFYNHIL; encoded by the coding sequence ATGCCTCCTATCAACCCAAGGACTCGTAAATTTAGAGGAATtattaaagatattaattCCAAAATTGAAGAATCTCCAGAAATAAACGAAACTACGAGTATTAGAGTTGCACAAGATCCAAGCCCAAGTTCCAGCATTACAGGCGTTCAACGTAAACAATACTTTAGAAACAGAAATTCTTCAAGTTCTTCCTGTAGCAGCCGTCAGTCTACTCGAGATTTTTCGCCAGCTTCCGATGATGATAAGGAGTATAAACCCAGTTCTCTAGATAATTCGTCATCTCAAGAATCTGACAATGAAACTCGTacacaaaacattaaattaccaaaaaaagtATGTCAACAACAAAATTTAGTCAGTGGGTCTCAATCACAATTCAGTTCGTACAATTCACTTACACAAAAAGAAACACTATCGTCGGGAACTGCACCCGGATCATCTAGTTCATCTTCATCATCTCGTTCATCCACTTCTAGTACGTCTAGTAGCTCTTCTAACAGTTCTTCAGATTCTGAACAAAATTCAGTTGCACCATCGAAGCGGAAATGTGTTACAATGAACCAAGAAAcagatattgaaataataataagcaaaTCAACTGAATACTTGTCATCTTTACAACAAATAGCATTACaatatgattcaaatagttcgtctgatattaatgaaaatgtgattaaaaaatgtacaacGTCTGAAAGGCCCATAACCGAAGTAGATAATTCaaacaattacatacataatttagaCTCATATTATGGAGAAACCCAAATACTCTCATTTCATGATAATCAAATTAACGCAACAGTTAATGGTAATTCTGAAGTAGCACATGACCcagcaaattttatttatgtttcatCACCCCTAAAGCAAAGTAATCCTACGTTTTATAATCCTCTATCTTTAAAATCAATTGTATTAgagcaaattaaaaatattcaaactgCAGCTATTAGTGATTTGACACCTGATGAAGTTTGCCAGAATGACTCTAATGGACAAACACGAAAAAGAAAGCGCGGCAGTAAAAAGGCTCTTGCAAAAACTTTACGAAATATGGGTTTAAAGTATACATCTTCGTCTACCAAACATAAAGTAATAACAGAAAGAAAAATAGGTGTTccttgtaataataattgccGATTAAAGTGTTCCAATAACTTTTCCGAAGAAGAACGTAAGGAAATTTTTTGTAACTATTGGAGAATGGGGTCACTTACACAACAAAGATACTTTATATCTAAACATATGAGTGAGATTAAACCGAagtatcaatataaaaaaatatctaacaaTAGAAAACCCAAACACTCATTTtacttaacaataaataaccaaaaaaagaaggtatgcaaaatatttttcaaaagaacTTTAGGTATCAATGACAGGCCAATTCGGACTGttatagaaaaatttaattcaacgGGTATTATTGAACCTGAACTACGTGGAAAACACAAAAATCATGGAACCAAAGTATCTGCAGAGTTATTGGCTACAGTTAAAAGACATATTGATAGTATACCTAGAATTGAGAGCCATTATTTGCGTCAACAAACAAGTAGAGAATACATAGAGGGAGGGAAAACATTAACCGATTTATACagagattataaaaaagattgtGAAAAGAATGGATCTGATtatgtcaaaattaatatttatagaaaagtGTTTAAAGAAGACtttaatataagtttttttacaCCAAAGAAAGACCGTTGCGAAGATTGTGTTGCATATGAAAACGCATTACAAccagataaagaaaaattggAAGAAAAGTATATATCACACTTAAAAGAGAAAGAATTAAGCAGGGCAGAGAAGTTACGAGACAAGGAATTTATCAGTGAGAATAATATTGTAGCATGTTATGATATGCAAGCCATGTTACAGGTTCCTAGGGGAGATGTGTCTTCTTTCTATTACAAATCCAGATTAAATTGCatgaattttacaatttgcgaACTAAAAGCAGATAATACTGACTGCTTTTTTTGGAATGAGGTTGAAGGGCAAAAGGGCGCAAATGAAATAGGTACATGCATTTTCAAATTCTTAGAGAAAAAGTCCGCGTCTTTGTCAGGAAAAgtagatataatattttactctgaTAACGCATATGgccaaaataaaaaccaattcGTATtttccacatacatacacgcaGTTAAGAACTTaccaaatattaattcaataattcATAAGTTTTTGATCAAAGGTCATACGCAAAATGAGGGTGACTCTGTCCATTCCACAATAGAGCGGCAGATAAAAAGAATGTTACGTGCTGGACCTATTTACGTCCCGGATCAGTACATAAATGCCATACGAGAGGCAAAGAAAAAAGGGAACAAATATAATGTAGTAGAAATGTCTCACAAGGAATtttatgacataaaaaaaattcaagagtATAAATTGACTAAAAATACAGAAGGAGCGATAGTTAAAGTAAGTGATATCAAGATTATAAAGATTGAAAAAGgggattcaaataataacgtAAGAGTATATTACAAGGAATCTTATTCGGAAGAAaattacaaagaaataaaattgattaaaataccTCGTGCTCGGCCTCAATTACTCCCTCTTTATACTTCAAAATTACCATTgtctgataataaaaaaaaggatcttaaggatcttataaaaaaaaatgctataTTGCCGTATTATGTATCATCTTTTTATAATCACATTCTATAA